GGGTGGCGAAGGGGGCGAGGGCGAAGGTCCGCTGCTTGTGCTTGCGGTGGGCCTTGCGCAGCCGCAGGAAGACCCCGGGGGCCTCCTCCTCGGCCTCGATGCCGGCGAGCAGGACGGTGGGGGCCGCCTCCAGGGAGGTGTACGTGACGCCCGTGCCGTCGAGGTCCTTGCCGGTGCCGGCCACGGAGGCGGCCAGGAACTCGGTCTCCTCCGCGCTGTGCACCCGGGCCCGGAAGTCGATGTCGTTGGTGTCGAGCACGACCCGGGCGAACTTGGCGTACGCGTAGGCGTCCTCGACGGTGAGCCGGCCGCCCGTCAGCACCCCGGCCCGGCCGCGCGCGGCGGCGAGCCCCTGCGCGGCGGCCTCCAGGGCCTCGGGCCAGCTGGCGGGGGCGAGGATCCCGTCCGCGCCGCGTACCAGCGGGGTGGTCAGCCGGTCGGGGCGCTGCGCGTAACGGAACGCGAAGCGGCCCTTGTCGCAGATCCACTCCTCGTTGACCTCGGGGTCCTCGGCGGCGAGGCGGCGCAGCACCTTGCCGCGCCGGTGGTCGGTCCGGGTCGCGCAGCCGCCCGCGCAGTGCTCGCACACGCTCGGGGAGGAGACGAGGTCGAAGGGGCGGGAGCGGAACCGGTAGGCGGCCGAGGTGAGGGCGCCGACGGGGCAGATCTGGATGGTGTTGCCGGAGAAGTACGACTCGAAGGGGTCGCCCTCGCCGGTGCCGACCTGCTGGAGCGCGCCGCGCTCGAGCAGCTCGATCATCGGGTCGCCGGCGATCTCGTTGGAGAAGCGGGTGCAGCGCGCGCACAGCACGCACCGCTCGCGGTCCAGCAGCACCTGCGTGGAGATCGGGACCGGCTTCTCGTACGTCCGCTTGTGGCCCTCGAAACGCGATTCGGCGTTCCCGTGCGACATCGCCTGGTTCTGGAGCGGGCATTCGCCGCCCTTGTCGCAGACGGGGCAGTCCAGCGGGTGGTTGATGAGCAGCAGCTCCATCACCCCGCGCTGGGCCTTGTCGGCGACCTCGGAGGTCAGCTGGGTCTTGACGACCATGCCGTCGGTGCAGGTGATGGTGCAGGAGGCCATCGGCTTGCGCTGGCCCTCGACCTCGACGATGCACTGGCGGCAGGCGCCGGCCGGGGAGAGGAGGGGGTGGTCGCAGAACCGGGGGATCTCGATGCCGAGCTGTTCTGCGGCGCGGATGACGAGGGTTCCCTTGGGGACGGACAGTTCGAGTCCGTCGATGGTCAGGGAGATCAGGTCCTGCGGGGGCACAGCGGCTTCGCCGCCACCCGCGGGAGCGTTGGTGGTGACGGTCATGCGTTCACCTCGGAGTTCTTGGCCGGACCGTCAGCCCAGAGGGTCGACTTCCTGGGGTCGAAGGGGCAGCCCTTGCCCGTGATGTGCTGCTCGTACTCCGCGCGGAAGTACTTCAGCGAGGAGAAGATGGGGCTGGCCGCGCCGTCGCCGAGCGCGCAGAAGGACTTGCCGTTGATGTTGTCGGCGATGTCGTTCAGCTTGTCGAGGTCGGACATGACGCCCTTGCCGGCCTCGATGTCGCGCAGCAGCTGGACGAGCCAGTACGTGCCCTCGCGGCAGGGGGTGCACTTGCCGCAGGACTCGTGGGCGTAGAACTCGGTCCAGCGGGTGACGGCCCGCACCACGCAGGTGGTCTCGTCGAAGCACTGGAGGGCCTTGGTGCCGAGCATGGAGCCGGCCGCGCCCACGCCCTCGTAGTCCAGGGGGACGTCGAGGTGCTCGTCGGTGAACATGGGGGTGGAGGAGCCGCCGGGGGTCCAGAACTTCAGCCGGTGCCCGGGGCGCATGCCGCCGCTCATGTCGAGGAGCTGGCGCAGGGTGATGCCGAGGGGGGCCTCGTACTGGCCGGGGCCGACGACGTGCCCGGAGAGCGAATACAGCGTGAAACCGGGGGACTTCTCCGTCCCCATCGCCTTGAACCAGTCCTTGCCCCGGTTGAGGATCGCGGGAACCGAGGCGATGGATTCGACGTTGTTGACGACAGTGGGGCACGCGTAGAGCCCCTCGACGGCAGGGAAGGGGGGACGCAGCCGGGGCTGACCGCGCCGGCCTTCGAGGGAGTCGAGCAGTGCCGTCTCCTCGCCGCAGATGTACGCGCCCGCTCCCGCGTGCACCGTGATGTCGAGGTCGCGTCCGCTGCCGCCGATGTCCTTGCCGAGGTATCCGGCCGCGTACGCCTCGCGCACGGCCTCGTGCAGGCGCCGCAGCACGGGGACCGTCTCGCCGCGCAGGTAGATGAAGGCGTGGTCCGACCGGATCGCGTAACAGGCGATGATCATTCCCTCGATGAGGGAGTGCGGGTTGGCGAAGAGGAGGGGGATGTCCTTGCAGGTTCCCGGCTCCGACTCGTCCGCGTTCACGACGAGGTAGTGCGGCTTGCCGTCGCCCTGCGGGATGAACTGCCACTTCATTCCGGTGGGGAAGCCCGCGCCGCCGCGTCCGCGCAGTCCGGAGTCCTTGACGTAGGCGATCACCTCGTCCGGGGTCATCGCGAGCGCCTTGCGCAGGCCCTCGTAGCCCTCGTGACGCCGGTAGGTCTCCAGCGTCCACGACTCGGGCTCGTCCCAGAACGCCGACAGGACGGGCGAGAGGAGCTTCTCCGGGCTCGTGCCTCCCCCAGCCTCCGGCCGGGAGGTGCCCCCATGACTTTCCTTGGATGACACCGACATCACTCCCCTCCCTCGGTGGTCTCGCCACGCGTCTCGCCGCGGGACTCGCCGCGCGGGTGGACGATCGGGGCGTGCGGGGACTCGCCGCGGGCGATGCGCAGGCCGATCAGGGAGGCGGGGCCCGCCCCGCCGCTCGCCTCGACCGCGCCCTCGCGCTCGTCGGGGAAGCCCGCCAGGATCCGGGCGGTCTCCTTGTACGTGCACAGCGGCGCGCCCCGGGTCGGCTCGACCGGGCGGCCCGCCAGCAGTTCGTCCACCAGGGCCTTGGCGGACTCGGGGGTCTGGTTGTCGAAGAACTCCCAGTTGACCATCACCACGGGGGCGTAGTCGCAGGCCGCGTTGCACTCGATGTGCTCCAGCGTCACCTTGCCGTCGGCGGTGGTCTCGTTGTTGCCGACCCCCAGGTGCTGCTTGAGCTCGTCGAAGATGGCGTCGCCGCCCATCACCGCGCACAGGGTGTTCGTACAGACGCCGACCTGGTAGTCCCCGGAGGGCCTGCGCCGGTACATCGTGTAGAAGGTGGCGACCGCGGTGACCTCGGCGGTGGTCAGGCCCAGCACCTCGGCGCAGAAGCGGATGCCGGTGCGCGAGACGTAGCCCTCCTCGGACTGGGTCAGGTGCAGCAGCGGCAGCAGCGCGGAACGGCTGTCGGGGTAGCGGGCGATGACTTCCTTCGCGTCCGCTTCGAGCCGGGCGCGCACCTCGGCGGGGAAGTCGGGGGCGGGAAGCTGCGGCATGCCCAAGCTGACCCCCCGGCTTTCAGGATTGGCGGTCATCGGTCGACGCCTCCCATCACGGGGTCGATGGAGGCGACGGCGACGATGACGTCGGCGACCTGGCCGCCCTCGCACATCGCGGCCATGGCCTGGAGGTTGGTGAAGGACGGGTCGCGGAAGTGGACCCGGTAGGGGCGGGTTCCGCCGTCGGAGACGACGTGGACGCCCAGTTCGCCCTTGGGGGACTCGACGGCCGCGTACGCCTGCCCGGCCGGTACCCGGAAGCCCTCGGTCACCAGCTTGAAGTGGTGGATGAGGGCCTCCATGGAGGTGCCCATGATGTTCTTGATGTGGTCGAGCGAGTTGCCGAGGCCGTCGGGGCCCAGGGCGAGCTGCGCCGGCCAGGCGATCTTCTTGTCGGCGACCATCACCGGGCCCGGCTCCAGCCGGTCCAGGCACTGCTCGACGATGCGCAGCGACTGGCGCATCTCCTCCAGGCGGACCAGGAAGCGTCCGTAGGAGTCGCAGGTCTCGGTGGTGGGGACGTCGAACTCGTAGTCCTCGTAGCCGCAGTACGGCTCCGCCTTGCGCAGGTCGTGCGGCAGGCCGGCGGAGCGCAGGATCGGGCCGGTGGCGCCCAGCGCCATGCAGCCGGTGAGGTCGAGGTAGCCGACGTCCTGCATGCGGGCCTTGAAGATGGGGTTGCCGGTGGCGAGCTTGTCGTACTCCGGCAGGTTCTTCTTCATGGTCCTGATGAACTCGCGCAGCTGGTCGACCGCGCCCGGGGGCAGGTCCTGGGCGAGGCCGCCGGGGCGGACGAAGGCGTGGTTCATGCGCAGGCCGGTGATCAGCTCGAAGATGTCGAGGATCAGCTCGCGGTCCCGGAACCCGTAGATCATGATCGTGGTCGCGCCCAGCTCCATGCCGCCGGTGGCGATGCACACCAGGTGCGAGGAGATCCGGTTGAGCTCCATCAGCAGGACGCGGATGACGGTGGCGCGGTCGGGGATCTGGTCGGTGATGCCGAGCAGCTTCTCCACGCCGAGGCAGTACGCCGTCTCGTTGAAGAACGGCGTCAGGTAGTCCATGCGCGTCACGAAGGTGGTGCCCTGCGTCCAGTTCCGGAATTCGAGGTTCTTCTCGATGCCGGTGTGCAGGTAGCCGATTCCGCAGCGGGCCTCGGTGACCGTCTCGCCGTCGATCTCCAGGATCAGGCGGAGCACTCCGTGGGTGGAGGGGTGCTGCGGACCCATGTTGACGACGATGCGCTCGTCGTCAGCGCGGGCCGCGGACTGGACGACCTCGTCCCAGTCGCCGCCGGTGACGGTGTAGACGGTGCCCTCGGTCGTCTCGCGGGGGGAGGCGTGATTCGAAGTGGACATCAGCTGTACGACCTCCGCTGGTCGGGAGCCGGGATCTGGGCGCCCTTGTACTCGACGGCGATGCCGCCGAGCGGGTAGTCCTTGCGCTGGGGGAAGCCCTGCCAGTCGTCCGGCATCATGATCCGGGTGAGGGCCGGGTGGCCGTCGAAGACCAGGCCGAAGAAGTCGTACGCCTCGCGCTCGTGCCAGTCGTTGGTCGGGTAGACCGCGACGAGCGAGGGAAGGTGCGGGTCGGCGTCCGGGACGGACACCTCCAGCCGGACGACCCGGCCGTGGGTGAGCGAGCGCAGGTGGTAGACGGCGTGCAGCTCGCGGCTCTTGTCCTCCGGGAAGTGCACCCCCGAGACGCCGGTGCACAGCTCGAAGCGCAGGGCCGCGTCGTCGCGCAGGGTGGAGGCCACCCGCGCGAGGTGTTCGCGGGCGATGTGGAGGGTCAGCTCCCCCCGGTCGACGACGACCTTCTCGATCGCGTTCTCCGGGAGCAGGTCCTGCTCCTCCAGGGCGCCCTCCAGCTCGTCGACGACCTCGTCGAAGTACGAGCCGTACGGACGGGCGCTCGCGCCGGGCAGGGCCACGGTGCGGACCAGGCCGCCGTAGCCGCTGGTGTCGCCGCCGTTCTGGGTGCCGAACATGCCCTTGCGGACGCCGATCACCTCGGGCCCGGCTGCGGCCCTGGGAGCAGGGACGTTATTGCCGTTCTCCACGGCCGGTTCGTCGCTCACCGAAGGAGCCCCTTCATCTCGATGGTGGGGAGGGCCTTGAGGGCCGCCTCCTCCGCCTCGCGCGCCGCCTCTTCCCGGTTCACGCCGAGCTTCGAGCCCTGGATCTTCTGGTGGAGCTTGAGGATCGCGTCCAGCAGCATTTCGGGGCGGGGCGGGCACCCGGGCAGGTAGATGTCCACCGGCACGATGTGGTCGACGCCCTGGACGATCGCGTAGTTGTTGAACATTCCGCCCGAAGAGGCGCATACGCCCATGGAGATGACCCACTTGGGGGCGGGCATCTGGTCGTACACCTGGCGGAGCACCGGCGCCATCTTCTGGCTGACCCGTCCCGCCACGATCATCAGGTCGGCCTGGCGCGGGGAGCCGCGGAAGACCTCCATGCCGAAGCGGGCGAGGTCGTAGCGGCCGGCTCCGGTGGTCATCATCTCGATGGCGCAGCACGCCAGGCCGAAGGTGGCCGGGAAGACGGATGACTTGCGCACCCAGCCCGCAGCCTGTTCGACGGTGGTCAGCAGAAAGCCGCTCGGCAGCTTCTCTTCCAGTCCCATGGGAAATTCAGCCCCTCAGTCCCATTCCAGGCCGCCGCGGCGCCACACGTAGGCGTAGGCGACGAAGACGGTGAGCACGAAGAGGAGCATCTCGACGAGCCCGAAGATCCCCAGGGAGTCGAAGGTGACCGCCCAGGGGTAGAGGAAGACGATCTCGATGTCGAAGACGATGAAGAGCATCGCCGTCAGGTAGTACTTGATGGGGAAGCGACCGCCGCCGGCGGGCATCGGGGTGGGCTCGATGCCGCACTCGTAGGCCTCGAGCTTTGCCCGGTTGTACCGTTTTGGGCCGATCAGCGTGGCCATGACCACGGAGAAGATCGCAAACCCTGCGCCGATGGCGCCGAGCACGAGGATGGGTGCGTACGCATTCACGCTCCTCGCTCCTTCCAGTCGTCCTTGACCGTTGGACCGCTGCGCCGGCGCCGAGTGCCCTGCTTCCCGAAGACCGCCCTCCTGAGCGGGGGGCCGATCGCATGTGAGGCAGTTCACAAGCCGGACTGGTGCGCATCTTATGCCTGCCGGTCTGTGATCTGCGACACGGGTAACAACACCGAGTTTGTGATCTCCACCACCTGACGAACGATCATGAAGTCAGATGAGTGGTGATCTTCGCACTCAAGGCATCCACATGATCACCAAAGGTGACATCCGAGCCCTTAGCCGCAGGTGAAAGGCGTGCCGCTCTATCAAATGATGGGCAGTGCAGGCAAATTGGCGACTCGGCGGGCGGGGTGGTAAAGGGATCGGCGTCCCCCGGTCGGGGGAGGCCCCGGGTACGGGAGTGGACACCGCGACCGGAAGTCGCCGCCGGGGGGGGTCCGGGGAGAGATCCTGTGCATCCGTTCACGAACCGCACGGGGAGTTCACGGTCGGATCACGGACCGGCCACAGCGCCCTCACAGCGACAGGTAACTGTGACCTGCGACACACGGAACCGGAGCCACCGAAAGGGGGCTTGGCCATCTGTGCAGGTGGATGGTAGGCCGTGGATCAATTCGGACTTATTACTGAAAACCCATGATCACAGGCTTGTGAAAGCGTGTCCGTTACGTCCGTTACGGCGTCAATAAGGGGCGCGGCGCGCCCGGTTAGCGGCCTTCGCGCGCAACTGTGGCGCAGACCACGTTTCTTGAAGGGAACCCGGCACCCCTGATAGCGGTTGTCCCATGTCCCACACCGCTCACATACCCAGCCACCGGAAGCCCCGCCGTAGCGCCTCGAAGCTCGCGGTCCGCGCCGGAGTTGCCGGTGGCGTCCTCAGCACCCTGGCCATGGCCGGCACCGCGAGCGCGTCCCCGTCCGAGCCCGTGGCAGAGACGACGCTCGAGATGCCGGTCCTCGACCTGGACCTCGGCACCGAGGTCTCCAACGCCGTCAACACGGCCGCCGAGAACACCCGCGTCGCCGCCGTCGAGGCCGCCGTGGAAGGCGAGCTGAACGCCCTGGAGGAGAGCGCCCGCACGGGAGCCGCCGCCGAGGCGAAGCAGGCGAAGGAAGACGCCACGAAGGTCGCCGAGCAGAAGGCGAAGCAGGAGGCCGACCGCAAGGCCGAGGCCGACCGCGCCAACCGCAGCGCCGGCCGCACCGACCTGACGAACGCCTCCGCGTCCGACAGCGGCGGCTCCTCCGTCACCAAGGGCTCGGGCTCCAGCAGCGGCTCCACGGCCTCGAAGCCGGCCACCGGCTCGGCCGCGGCCATCGTGAACTTCGCCCGCGCCCAGATCGGCAAGCCGTACGTCCTGGGCGCCACCGGCCCCTCCGCGTACGACTGCTCGGGCCTGGTCCAGGCCGCCTACCGCCAGGCCGGCATCACCCTGGACCGCGTCTCCCAGGACCAGTCCCTGGCCGGCACCTCGGTCTCGCTGAGCAACCTGCAGCCCGGCGACATCCTGTACTGGGGCTCCCGGGGCAGCGCGTGGCACGTCGCCATCTACTCGGGCAACGGCAAGTTCATCGGTGCGCAGAACCCCAGCACCGGCATCGTCGAGCGCAACCTGAGCTACGACATGCCGACGGGCGCCGTCCGCGTCCTCTGATCGCACGGTCTCTGATCGCACGGTCTCTGATCGCACGATCGCCACAAGGTCCGGTACTCCCCCGCTCGGGGGCGGAGTACCGGACCTTCGGCGTGCTGAGAGGATGGCGTCTGCGCGCCCGGCCGTTTCGAGCAGACCCCAGGAGGTGGTGGTCCCGTGAGCAGACCGTCCTACGAGGACCACGGCTCCGGCGACCCCGCCGCCGTCCCGGCCGCGCTCGGGCTGGGCCTCCTGTCGGTCGGCGGCTGGCTGCTGACCACCACCCGCCCCTGGCAGAAACCGGGCAACCCCCTGACCCTGGGCATCGGCTGGACCGTCTCCGGCGCGCTGCTGCTGTCCGGGCTCGTCCTGCTGGCCCGGTGCGTCCGTACGGTCCACGCCGGCCAGGACGCCCCCGAGGCGGCCGAACAGGACCCCGGACAGCCCTGAGCCGCCCCCGCAGTCCCGGGAGCGGCTCAGACTGGCTCAGACGGCTCAGAGGCCCCACAGGGCGCCCTGGAAGGCCCGCTCAGGCCTTGGGGGCCACCTTCGAGAGGCCGTTGATGATGCGGTCCATCGCGTCGCCGCCCGTCGGGTCGGTCAGGTTCGCCAGCATCTTCAGCGTGAAGCGCATCAGCACCGGGTGCGTCAGGCCCCGCTGCGCCGCGATCTTCATGACCTTCGGGTTGCCGATCAGCTTCACGAAGGCGCGGCCCAGCGTGTAGTAGCCGCCGTAGGTCTCCTTCAGCACCTTCGGGTAGCTGTGCAGGGTCAGTTCCCGCAGTGCGGGGGTGGCGCGGGAGTGCGCCTGGACGATGACGTCGGCCGCGATCTGGCCGGACTCCATCGCGTAGGCGATGCCCTCGCCGTTGAACGGGTTGACGAGCCCGCCCGCGTCACCGACGAGCAGCAGGCCCTTGGTGTAGTGCGGCTGCCGGTTGAAGGCCATCGGCAGGGCCGCGCCGCGGATCGGCTGCGTCATGTTCTCGGGGGTGTAGCCCCAGTCCTCCGGCATGGAGGCGCACCAGGCCTTGAGGACCTCGCGCCAGTCCAGCTCCTTGAAGGCGGAGGAGGAGTTGAGGATGCCGAGGCCGACGTTCGAGGTGCCGTCGCCCATGCCGAAGATCCAGCCGTAGCCGGGCAGCAGCCGGTCCTGGGTACCGCGCCGGTCCCACAGCTCCAGCCAGGACTCCAGGTAGTCGTCGTCGTGGCGGGGCGAGGTGAAGTAGGTGCGTACGGCCACGCCCATCGGGCGGTCCTCGCGCCGGTGCAGGCCCATCGCCAGGGAGAGGCGCGAGGAGTTGCCGTCGGCCGCGACGACCAGCGGGGCGTGGAAG
The Streptomyces sp. NBC_00091 genome window above contains:
- the nuoE gene encoding NADH-quinone oxidoreductase subunit NuoE, which codes for MTANPESRGVSLGMPQLPAPDFPAEVRARLEADAKEVIARYPDSRSALLPLLHLTQSEEGYVSRTGIRFCAEVLGLTTAEVTAVATFYTMYRRRPSGDYQVGVCTNTLCAVMGGDAIFDELKQHLGVGNNETTADGKVTLEHIECNAACDYAPVVMVNWEFFDNQTPESAKALVDELLAGRPVEPTRGAPLCTYKETARILAGFPDEREGAVEASGGAGPASLIGLRIARGESPHAPIVHPRGESRGETRGETTEGGE
- a CDS encoding geranylgeranyl reductase family protein codes for the protein MTEPLSEHSADVIVVGAGPAGSTTAYYLAKAGLDVLLLEKTAFPREKVCGDGLTPRATKQLVSMGIDISEEAGWLRNKGLRIIGGGQRLQLDWPELASYPDYGLVRKRDDFDETLARQAQKAGARLYERCNVGEPVRDPRTGHITGVQAKLGEDKTPVTFHAPLVVAADGNSSRLSLAMGLHRREDRPMGVAVRTYFTSPRHDDDYLESWLELWDRRGTQDRLLPGYGWIFGMGDGTSNVGLGILNSSSAFKELDWREVLKAWCASMPEDWGYTPENMTQPIRGAALPMAFNRQPHYTKGLLLVGDAGGLVNPFNGEGIAYAMESGQIAADVIVQAHSRATPALRELTLHSYPKVLKETYGGYYTLGRAFVKLIGNPKVMKIAAQRGLTHPVLMRFTLKMLANLTDPTGGDAMDRIINGLSKVAPKA
- a CDS encoding NADH-quinone oxidoreductase subunit G — translated: MTVTTNAPAGGGEAAVPPQDLISLTIDGLELSVPKGTLVIRAAEQLGIEIPRFCDHPLLSPAGACRQCIVEVEGQRKPMASCTITCTDGMVVKTQLTSEVADKAQRGVMELLLINHPLDCPVCDKGGECPLQNQAMSHGNAESRFEGHKRTYEKPVPISTQVLLDRERCVLCARCTRFSNEIAGDPMIELLERGALQQVGTGEGDPFESYFSGNTIQICPVGALTSAAYRFRSRPFDLVSSPSVCEHCAGGCATRTDHRRGKVLRRLAAEDPEVNEEWICDKGRFAFRYAQRPDRLTTPLVRGADGILAPASWPEALEAAAQGLAAARGRAGVLTGGRLTVEDAYAYAKFARVVLDTNDIDFRARVHSAEETEFLAASVAGTGKDLDGTGVTYTSLEAAPTVLLAGIEAEEEAPGVFLRLRKAHRKHKQRTFALAPFATRGLTKAGGTLLAAAPGTEPEWLAALASRTGLEAGGSEAAEALRRPGAVIVVGERLAGVPGALTAAVRTATATGARLVWIPRRAGERAAVEAGALPSLLPGGRPATDPRARAEVATAWGLDELPHRYGRDTGQIVEAAATGELSALLVAGVEVADLPDPARARTALQEAFVVSLELRPGEVTDHADVVLPVAAVAEKSGTFINWEGRVRPFEAALKPDQMTRSLAPADARVLHMLADAADRPLALPDVHAVRRELERLGPWEGELAAEQSTAPEPLPRPGAGEAVLAGHRLLLDLGRLQEGDEALAGTRHEASARLSAATAAETGVKDGDVLAVTGPAGRLELPLRITEMPDRVVWLPLNSTGSGVLADTGARPGTLVRIGPATPAGAAGDTTAEVDA
- a CDS encoding NADH-quinone oxidoreductase subunit C, with product MSDEPAVENGNNVPAPRAAAGPEVIGVRKGMFGTQNGGDTSGYGGLVRTVALPGASARPYGSYFDEVVDELEGALEEQDLLPENAIEKVVVDRGELTLHIAREHLARVASTLRDDAALRFELCTGVSGVHFPEDKSRELHAVYHLRSLTHGRVVRLEVSVPDADPHLPSLVAVYPTNDWHEREAYDFFGLVFDGHPALTRIMMPDDWQGFPQRKDYPLGGIAVEYKGAQIPAPDQRRSYS
- a CDS encoding NADH-quinone oxidoreductase subunit B family protein is translated as MGLEEKLPSGFLLTTVEQAAGWVRKSSVFPATFGLACCAIEMMTTGAGRYDLARFGMEVFRGSPRQADLMIVAGRVSQKMAPVLRQVYDQMPAPKWVISMGVCASSGGMFNNYAIVQGVDHIVPVDIYLPGCPPRPEMLLDAILKLHQKIQGSKLGVNREEAAREAEEAALKALPTIEMKGLLR
- a CDS encoding C40 family peptidase yields the protein MSHTAHIPSHRKPRRSASKLAVRAGVAGGVLSTLAMAGTASASPSEPVAETTLEMPVLDLDLGTEVSNAVNTAAENTRVAAVEAAVEGELNALEESARTGAAAEAKQAKEDATKVAEQKAKQEADRKAEADRANRSAGRTDLTNASASDSGGSSVTKGSGSSSGSTASKPATGSAAAIVNFARAQIGKPYVLGATGPSAYDCSGLVQAAYRQAGITLDRVSQDQSLAGTSVSLSNLQPGDILYWGSRGSAWHVAIYSGNGKFIGAQNPSTGIVERNLSYDMPTGAVRVL
- a CDS encoding NADH-quinone oxidoreductase subunit D → MSTSNHASPRETTEGTVYTVTGGDWDEVVQSAARADDERIVVNMGPQHPSTHGVLRLILEIDGETVTEARCGIGYLHTGIEKNLEFRNWTQGTTFVTRMDYLTPFFNETAYCLGVEKLLGITDQIPDRATVIRVLLMELNRISSHLVCIATGGMELGATTIMIYGFRDRELILDIFELITGLRMNHAFVRPGGLAQDLPPGAVDQLREFIRTMKKNLPEYDKLATGNPIFKARMQDVGYLDLTGCMALGATGPILRSAGLPHDLRKAEPYCGYEDYEFDVPTTETCDSYGRFLVRLEEMRQSLRIVEQCLDRLEPGPVMVADKKIAWPAQLALGPDGLGNSLDHIKNIMGTSMEALIHHFKLVTEGFRVPAGQAYAAVESPKGELGVHVVSDGGTRPYRVHFRDPSFTNLQAMAAMCEGGQVADVIVAVASIDPVMGGVDR
- a CDS encoding NADH-quinone oxidoreductase subunit A, translating into MNAYAPILVLGAIGAGFAIFSVVMATLIGPKRYNRAKLEAYECGIEPTPMPAGGGRFPIKYYLTAMLFIVFDIEIVFLYPWAVTFDSLGIFGLVEMLLFVLTVFVAYAYVWRRGGLEWD
- the nuoF gene encoding NADH-quinone oxidoreductase subunit NuoF, which codes for MSVSSKESHGGTSRPEAGGGTSPEKLLSPVLSAFWDEPESWTLETYRRHEGYEGLRKALAMTPDEVIAYVKDSGLRGRGGAGFPTGMKWQFIPQGDGKPHYLVVNADESEPGTCKDIPLLFANPHSLIEGMIIACYAIRSDHAFIYLRGETVPVLRRLHEAVREAYAAGYLGKDIGGSGRDLDITVHAGAGAYICGEETALLDSLEGRRGQPRLRPPFPAVEGLYACPTVVNNVESIASVPAILNRGKDWFKAMGTEKSPGFTLYSLSGHVVGPGQYEAPLGITLRQLLDMSGGMRPGHRLKFWTPGGSSTPMFTDEHLDVPLDYEGVGAAGSMLGTKALQCFDETTCVVRAVTRWTEFYAHESCGKCTPCREGTYWLVQLLRDIEAGKGVMSDLDKLNDIADNINGKSFCALGDGAASPIFSSLKYFRAEYEQHITGKGCPFDPRKSTLWADGPAKNSEVNA